A stretch of Kaistella flava (ex Peng et al. 2021) DNA encodes these proteins:
- the prmC gene encoding peptide chain release factor N(5)-glutamine methyltransferase: MTYQDYKVYFKKEVSTNHTDSESSILFDIFVQHLMDWNQVELRKGMSLEVEEKQSNELQNIIDELKTGKPYQQILGETEFYGLKFFVDEHVLIPRPETEELLELAIAKIKDSGFNKKDLKILDIGTGSGIIPIVLKKHFPEAEVSAIDFSENALKTAQRNADYHQVEINFIHQDYLKANLTDVYDVIISNPPYIGMEEEDEIADSVKEFEPKMALFSPTSNALVFYEKIAEDCKNHLTENGLVFLEINQKLGKETLKLFTDVLSEGELMKDLSGNERIVWGRK, translated from the coding sequence ATGACATACCAAGACTATAAAGTTTATTTTAAAAAAGAGGTTTCCACAAATCACACCGATTCTGAAAGTTCAATCCTGTTCGATATTTTTGTGCAGCATCTGATGGATTGGAATCAGGTTGAACTTCGTAAAGGAATGTCTCTAGAAGTTGAAGAAAAACAATCTAACGAGCTTCAAAATATAATCGATGAGTTAAAAACCGGAAAACCTTATCAGCAGATTTTAGGTGAAACGGAATTTTATGGTTTAAAGTTTTTCGTGGATGAACATGTTTTAATTCCAAGGCCTGAAACGGAAGAGCTTTTGGAACTGGCGATTGCTAAAATTAAAGATTCAGGTTTCAATAAAAAGGATTTAAAAATTTTAGATATTGGAACGGGTTCTGGAATTATTCCGATTGTGTTAAAGAAACATTTTCCGGAAGCAGAAGTTTCTGCGATTGACTTCTCAGAAAACGCTTTGAAAACTGCGCAACGAAATGCAGATTATCACCAAGTAGAAATTAATTTTATTCATCAGGATTATTTGAAGGCAAACTTGACTGACGTTTATGATGTTATTATTTCTAATCCACCTTATATTGGAATGGAGGAAGAAGATGAGATTGCAGATTCTGTAAAAGAGTTTGAGCCTAAAATGGCATTGTTTTCTCCAACTTCAAATGCGTTGGTTTTCTACGAAAAGATTGCAGAAGATTGCAAAAATCATTTGACTGAAAACGGTTTGGTTTTTCTCGAAATTAATCAGAAGTTGGGTAAAGAGACGCTGAAACTTTTTACTGATGTTTTGTCGGAAGGAGAGTTGATGAAGGATTTGTCGGGGAATGAGAGGATTGTTTGGGGAAGAAAGTGA
- a CDS encoding glycosyltransferase family 87 protein translates to MFKDKFLKFISNPKYIFGIYFVISIISAITKYVGGPLKYNNYMIFKNVFNNTLEQKNIYLLYPDVHFDSNHYGILFSVLIAPFAILPDWLGIVLWNIANTLVFVFAIHKLPFSNAKKAFFAWLCLQEFITAAVSLQFNIALTGLLMLSAVYIYERKETQSAISILIGFFVKLYGIAGLSAFFFIKNKWKFILSLLGFSILFLILPMLLSSPHFGIQSYADWFQSLSEKNAANQVLGNRQDYSLMGIVRRISGHADISNLVFLLPGMAIFALPYLRIKQYKNLPFQLMILASTLLFIVLFSSGSESPTFIIAVAGVMIWFIVQKEKSPLIIGLLIFVMILTCFSFSDLFPKFIKDNYIMKYSLKALPCCIVWFRIIYELMTKDFEKEYQLD, encoded by the coding sequence ATGTTTAAAGATAAATTCTTAAAATTCATATCAAATCCCAAATATATTTTTGGGATTTATTTTGTAATTTCTATAATCTCTGCAATTACAAAATATGTTGGCGGTCCATTGAAGTATAATAATTACATGATTTTCAAAAATGTTTTTAATAATACTTTAGAACAGAAGAATATCTATCTTTTATATCCTGATGTTCATTTTGATTCCAATCATTACGGTATTTTATTTAGCGTGTTAATCGCACCTTTCGCCATTTTACCAGATTGGCTGGGAATTGTTTTATGGAATATTGCCAATACTTTAGTTTTTGTTTTTGCCATTCATAAACTTCCATTTTCTAATGCCAAGAAAGCTTTTTTTGCTTGGTTATGTTTACAGGAATTTATTACCGCAGCGGTAAGTTTGCAGTTTAATATCGCATTAACCGGATTATTAATGTTGTCTGCAGTTTATATTTATGAACGAAAAGAAACGCAATCAGCGATCTCAATTTTAATAGGGTTTTTCGTCAAACTATATGGAATTGCTGGGCTTTCAGCTTTTTTCTTCATTAAGAATAAATGGAAATTCATCTTGTCTTTATTAGGATTTAGCATTTTGTTTCTAATTTTACCGATGTTACTTTCAAGTCCGCATTTTGGAATTCAGTCTTATGCAGATTGGTTTCAGTCGTTATCAGAAAAAAATGCGGCTAATCAGGTTTTAGGAAATCGCCAGGACTATTCTTTAATGGGAATTGTAAGACGAATTTCCGGACACGCAGATATTTCTAACTTGGTTTTTCTACTTCCCGGAATGGCAATTTTCGCTTTACCTTATTTAAGAATAAAACAATATAAAAATCTTCCGTTTCAGTTGATGATTTTGGCGTCGACGCTTTTATTCATCGTACTTTTTAGTTCAGGTTCAGAATCGCCAACTTTTATTATCGCAGTTGCTGGAGTCATGATTTGGTTCATTGTGCAAAAAGAAAAATCACCATTGATCATCGGATTGTTGATCTTTGTGATGATTCTTACCTGTTTCTCATTTTCGGATTTATTTCCTAAATTCATTAAGGATAATTATATTATGAAATATTCCTTAAAAGCATTACCTTGTTGCATCGTTTGGTTCCGTATTATTTACGAATTGATGACCAAAGATTTCGAAAAAGAGTATCAATTAGATTAA
- a CDS encoding glycosyltransferase family 2 protein, which yields MKKISIVIPAHNEEDNVALIHQRIKEVFVKLKNYTFEIIFVNDGSRDQTQANLEELARNFEEVKFIEFSRNFGHQPAVKAGMDLAFGNAVISLDGDLQHPPELIPELIKKWEEGFDIVYTVRTYPNEISAFKRKTSNVFYYLLSGISDVHLVKGSGSDYRLMDASVVDVVREMNETDIFLRGLASWVGFRQTGVPYVAAERASGESSYNLTKMVRFAFTGITAFSVKPLYLAAYLGFAFSVLSVFAYLFYVIHSFITQTEISGWASLIMTVVFFGGLQLIIMGIIGIYLGKIFKQVKERPNYIIRSKNF from the coding sequence GTGAAGAAAATTTCCATCGTCATTCCCGCTCATAACGAAGAAGACAATGTTGCCTTGATCCATCAAAGAATCAAAGAAGTTTTCGTTAAACTGAAAAATTACACTTTCGAAATTATATTTGTGAACGATGGAAGTCGCGATCAAACTCAGGCAAACCTGGAAGAATTAGCTCGGAATTTTGAAGAAGTAAAATTCATCGAATTCTCCCGAAATTTCGGACATCAACCTGCCGTGAAAGCAGGTATGGATCTCGCATTCGGCAACGCTGTTATTTCATTAGACGGCGATTTACAACATCCACCGGAACTCATTCCTGAACTAATTAAAAAGTGGGAGGAAGGTTTTGATATCGTGTACACGGTTCGGACTTATCCGAATGAGATCTCCGCTTTTAAAAGAAAAACATCCAACGTTTTTTACTATTTATTATCCGGTATTTCCGACGTGCATCTCGTTAAAGGAAGTGGTTCGGATTATCGTTTGATGGATGCCTCTGTCGTTGATGTCGTGCGTGAAATGAACGAAACTGATATTTTCCTGCGCGGTTTAGCGAGTTGGGTAGGTTTCCGCCAAACCGGTGTTCCTTATGTTGCTGCAGAAAGGGCTTCTGGTGAAAGCAGTTATAATTTGACCAAAATGGTTCGTTTCGCCTTTACCGGGATTACCGCCTTTAGCGTAAAACCACTTTATTTAGCAGCCTATTTGGGGTTTGCTTTTTCAGTATTATCGGTTTTTGCCTATTTATTTTATGTCATCCATTCTTTTATTACACAAACTGAAATTTCCGGTTGGGCTTCCTTAATTATGACCGTCGTTTTTTTTGGCGGTTTACAGTTAATAATTATGGGAATCATCGGAATTTATCTGGGGAAAATTTTCAAACAGGTTAAAGAAAGACCCAATTATATTATTCGTTCTAAAAATTTTTAA
- a CDS encoding 2,3,4,5-tetrahydropyridine-2,6-dicarboxylate N-succinyltransferase, translating into MLQQTIENIWDNRELLQNDDSKASIREVIRQLDLGELRVAEPTDSGWKVNEWVKKAVVMYFPIQKMETIEVGPFEFHDKMPLKRNYAEKGVRVVPPAVAREGAYIAPGVILMPSYVNIGAYVDSGTMVDTWATVGSCAQIGKDVHLSGGVGIGGVLEPLQAAPVIIEDNVFVGSRCIVVEGVHVEREAVLGANVVLTASTKIIDVTGDTPVEIKGRVPARSVVIPGSYTKQFPAGEFQVPCALIIGQRKESTDKKTSLNDALRENNVAV; encoded by the coding sequence ATGTTACAACAAACGATAGAAAATATTTGGGACAACCGAGAATTGTTACAAAATGATGATAGCAAAGCATCAATCCGTGAAGTAATCAGACAATTAGATTTAGGAGAACTTCGTGTCGCTGAACCGACTGACAGCGGCTGGAAAGTGAATGAATGGGTGAAAAAAGCAGTCGTAATGTATTTCCCGATTCAGAAAATGGAAACTATTGAAGTAGGTCCGTTTGAATTTCATGACAAAATGCCTTTGAAAAGAAACTATGCTGAAAAAGGTGTTCGCGTTGTTCCTCCTGCTGTTGCGAGAGAAGGAGCTTATATTGCGCCTGGTGTAATTTTGATGCCGTCTTATGTGAATATCGGCGCTTACGTAGATTCCGGAACGATGGTGGATACTTGGGCTACGGTTGGAAGTTGCGCACAAATCGGAAAAGACGTTCACTTAAGCGGTGGAGTAGGAATTGGCGGGGTTTTAGAGCCTTTGCAAGCAGCTCCGGTAATTATTGAAGATAACGTTTTCGTTGGATCAAGATGTATTGTGGTAGAAGGAGTTCATGTAGAAAGAGAAGCGGTTTTAGGAGCAAACGTTGTTTTAACCGCGTCTACAAAAATCATTGATGTAACTGGTGATACTCCAGTTGAAATTAAAGGAAGAGTTCCTGCTCGTTCGGTAGTTATTCCTGGAAGTTATACGAAGCAATTTCCGGCAGGAGAATTTCAAGTTCCTTGTGCCTTGATTATTGGTCAAAGAAAAGAATCTACAGATAAGAAAACCTCTCTTAATGATGCGTTGAGAGAAAATAACGTTGCAGTTTAA
- the hisG gene encoding ATP phosphoribosyltransferase produces MNKLKIALQKSGRLSEKSLELLQECGIKIPDFKSKLKNSATNFPLEILFLRDDDIPKYVEQGIVDIGIIGENEVLEQNKNVDLVRKLGFANCRLSLAIPKDQEYTDLSFFDKKKIATSYPSIVKNYFDKNNINAEIVEISGSVEIAPSIGLADTIADLVSSGSTLLHNGLKEVEQVLKSEAVLISSQNLPDDISIILESFLFRIQAVINSRENKYILLNAPNDSIEKIIEILPGMKSPTVLPLAESGWSSIHSVVRENEFWKIIDELKKFGAEGILVIPIEKMVM; encoded by the coding sequence ATGAACAAATTAAAAATTGCCCTTCAAAAAAGCGGACGCTTAAGTGAGAAATCGTTAGAACTTTTACAGGAATGTGGAATTAAAATTCCGGATTTTAAAAGTAAATTAAAAAATTCAGCAACCAATTTTCCTTTAGAAATTCTCTTTCTTCGCGATGATGATATTCCAAAATATGTAGAACAAGGCATCGTAGATATTGGAATTATCGGAGAGAACGAAGTTTTGGAACAGAACAAAAATGTTGACTTAGTAAGAAAGCTGGGTTTTGCGAATTGTCGTTTATCACTCGCAATTCCGAAAGATCAAGAATATACAGATTTAAGTTTTTTCGACAAAAAGAAAATTGCAACATCTTATCCTTCAATTGTTAAAAACTATTTCGATAAAAATAATATCAATGCCGAAATTGTTGAGATTTCCGGTAGTGTGGAAATCGCGCCAAGTATTGGTTTAGCAGATACGATTGCTGATTTGGTAAGCTCAGGAAGTACTTTATTACACAATGGTTTGAAAGAAGTGGAGCAGGTTTTAAAAAGTGAAGCGGTCTTAATTTCCAGCCAAAATCTTCCTGATGATATTTCAATCATTCTTGAATCATTTCTTTTTCGAATTCAGGCAGTCATTAATTCCCGTGAAAACAAATACATTTTATTAAACGCTCCGAACGATTCAATCGAAAAAATAATTGAAATTTTGCCAGGAATGAAATCTCCGACCGTTCTACCTTTGGCAGAATCTGGATGGAGTAGTATTCACTCGGTGGTTCGTGAAAATGAATTTTGGAAAATTATCGATGAATTGAAAAAGTTTGGTGCTGAAGGAATTTTAGTAATTCCAATTGAAAAAATGGTAATGTAA
- a CDS encoding C40 family peptidase, whose translation MKKYLLIAFSAVVLVSCGSSKNVVVKRTIPTKTVAKSPSLKSLESNYSGKNSTVVNELLKDAQKYLGAPYRYAGNTSAGFDCSGLVTKVFDENSYKLPRRSEEQSNQGVPIKIKEAKPGDLVFFATSGGSRVNHVGIVHDIGNDGEIKFIHSSTSKGVIISSLNEKYWNNAYLFARRVL comes from the coding sequence ATGAAAAAATATCTTTTGATCGCCTTTTCCGCGGTAGTTTTGGTCTCCTGTGGTTCATCAAAAAATGTGGTAGTTAAAAGAACAATTCCCACCAAGACCGTCGCGAAATCCCCGAGCTTAAAATCTTTAGAATCTAATTATTCCGGGAAAAATTCAACTGTTGTTAATGAATTATTGAAAGATGCTCAGAAATATTTGGGCGCACCCTATAGATATGCAGGGAATACGTCTGCCGGTTTCGACTGCTCCGGTTTGGTCACCAAAGTTTTTGACGAAAATTCTTACAAACTTCCGAGAAGATCTGAAGAACAATCCAATCAAGGAGTTCCAATTAAAATCAAAGAAGCAAAACCCGGCGATTTGGTCTTTTTCGCAACCTCGGGTGGAAGTAGAGTTAACCATGTCGGAATCGTTCACGATATCGGAAATGATGGTGAGATTAAATTTATTCATTCCTCAACATCGAAAGGTGTTATTATTTCTTCACTTAATGAAAAATATTGGAACAATGCCTACCTTTTCGCGCGAAGAGTTTTGTAA
- a CDS encoding glycosyltransferase family 4 protein has product MKIAFDGKRFFNNTSGLGNYSRDLVRILATTFPENEYVLFNENQSERGKDILEIPNVSFVETSKGTMSRQFKMGIDAQKINADIFHGLSGELPLKWTEKPIKKIVTIHDLIFLRFPQYYSFFDRIIHFWKFKKATVQADLIIAISEQTKRDIIKFLKVPEEKIRVVYQGCHQAFKENQTEEFLSSVKEKYNLPVRFILNVGTIEKRKNLLNIVKAINGTKIPLVVIGKKTKYFKKIKKYVIKHQLENQVFFLENVSMEELAGIFKLADVFVYPSFFEGFGIPVIESLFSKTPVITSNLSCLPEAGGENSVYINPHNFEDIKAKILFLWNNESERKRRAEKSFEFVQKFNDVEIGKNLHSVYQEVMLK; this is encoded by the coding sequence ATGAAAATTGCTTTTGACGGAAAACGCTTCTTTAATAATACTTCAGGTTTAGGAAACTATTCCCGCGATTTGGTTCGGATTTTAGCGACCACTTTTCCTGAAAATGAGTATGTCCTTTTTAATGAAAATCAGTCAGAAAGAGGAAAGGATATTTTGGAAATCCCAAACGTTTCTTTTGTTGAAACTTCCAAAGGAACGATGTCGCGACAGTTTAAAATGGGAATAGATGCGCAAAAAATTAATGCCGATATTTTCCACGGACTTTCCGGTGAATTACCATTAAAATGGACAGAAAAACCGATCAAAAAAATTGTAACGATTCATGATTTAATTTTCCTCAGATTTCCTCAATATTATTCTTTTTTTGACCGTATTATTCATTTCTGGAAATTTAAAAAAGCGACCGTTCAAGCTGATTTAATTATTGCTATTTCTGAGCAAACCAAGCGTGATATTATTAAATTTTTAAAAGTTCCCGAAGAGAAAATTAGAGTTGTTTATCAAGGTTGTCATCAAGCGTTTAAAGAAAATCAAACTGAAGAATTTCTAAGTTCAGTTAAAGAAAAATATAATCTTCCAGTACGTTTTATTCTGAATGTTGGAACCATTGAAAAACGGAAGAATTTATTAAATATAGTGAAAGCGATTAATGGAACAAAAATTCCTTTGGTCGTTATCGGTAAGAAAACAAAATACTTTAAGAAAATTAAAAAGTATGTAATCAAGCATCAACTGGAGAACCAAGTTTTCTTCCTGGAAAATGTTTCAATGGAAGAATTGGCCGGAATTTTCAAACTTGCAGATGTTTTTGTTTATCCAAGTTTTTTCGAAGGTTTTGGAATTCCAGTTATTGAATCGTTATTTTCGAAAACTCCGGTCATCACAAGTAACCTGAGTTGCCTTCCAGAAGCGGGCGGCGAGAATTCAGTTTATATAAATCCTCACAATTTCGAAGACATCAAAGCCAAGATTTTATTTCTCTGGAATAACGAATCTGAAAGAAAACGTCGGGCAGAAAAAAGTTTTGAATTCGTTCAGAAATTTAACGATGTAGAAATTGGCAAAAATTTACATTCTGTTTATCAGGAAGTTATGTTAAAATAA
- a CDS encoding polysaccharide deacetylase family protein, which translates to MVLLSFDIEEFDMPFEYKGDISFEEQLSISRKGLQNILELLKKHGAKATFFSTVIFAENNKDLINQLLEDGHELASHTWFHSKFEIEDLKKSREKLMELFNTNITGLRMPRMMKVDEKEVEKAGYSYNSSVNPTFLPGRYNNLKVSRTYFKEGEVLQIPASVSPNFRIPLFWLSFHNFPLSFYKKLSKDVLKKDNYLNVYFHPWEFAEIKDEKFKLPAFTTKNSGKEMVERFDQFLSFLKKSGYQFGTFQEFQKSIKS; encoded by the coding sequence ATGGTTTTACTGAGTTTTGATATTGAAGAATTCGATATGCCTTTCGAATATAAAGGGGATATTTCTTTCGAGGAACAGCTTTCAATTTCGAGAAAAGGATTGCAAAATATCTTGGAATTATTAAAAAAACACGGAGCAAAAGCTACTTTTTTTTCTACCGTTATTTTTGCTGAAAATAATAAAGATTTAATAAATCAACTTTTAGAAGATGGTCATGAATTGGCTTCTCACACTTGGTTTCATTCAAAATTTGAAATTGAAGATTTAAAGAAATCTCGAGAAAAATTAATGGAACTTTTCAACACCAATATCACCGGACTTCGAATGCCCAGAATGATGAAAGTGGATGAGAAAGAAGTTGAAAAAGCTGGCTATTCTTATAATTCATCAGTGAATCCAACGTTTCTTCCTGGAAGATATAATAATTTAAAAGTATCCAGAACTTATTTTAAAGAAGGAGAAGTTTTACAGATTCCAGCTTCGGTTTCCCCGAATTTTAGAATTCCTTTATTTTGGTTGAGTTTTCATAATTTTCCATTAAGTTTCTATAAAAAACTGTCGAAAGATGTTTTGAAAAAAGATAATTATTTAAATGTTTATTTTCATCCGTGGGAATTTGCGGAAATTAAAGATGAGAAATTTAAACTTCCTGCTTTTACAACCAAAAACTCCGGAAAGGAAATGGTCGAAAGATTTGATCAGTTTTTATCGTTCTTAAAGAAATCCGGATATCAATTCGGAACTTTTCAGGAATTTCAAAAAAGTATAAAGTCATGA